From Halostella salina, one genomic window encodes:
- a CDS encoding cupin domain-containing protein — protein MSNADAGRFVAPDDVESQAFDWGVLKWLSTPDVTGGERFSAGVVRLEPGKGHERHTHPDSDEILYVISGTGEQELGDERREIGPGELVYVPEGVEHGTANTGWEPLVLLAVYAPPGPEAELRDLPGCEIVPPGELPAANRGESTGGEP, from the coding sequence ATGAGCAACGCCGACGCGGGGCGCTTCGTCGCGCCCGACGACGTGGAGAGCCAGGCGTTCGACTGGGGCGTCCTGAAGTGGCTGAGCACGCCCGACGTGACCGGCGGCGAGCGGTTCAGCGCCGGCGTCGTGCGGCTCGAACCCGGCAAGGGCCACGAGCGACACACCCACCCCGACAGCGACGAGATCCTCTACGTGATCAGCGGGACCGGCGAGCAGGAACTCGGCGACGAGCGCCGGGAGATCGGCCCGGGCGAACTGGTCTACGTCCCCGAGGGCGTCGAACACGGTACGGCAAACACCGGCTGGGAGCCGCTCGTATTGCTGGCGGTGTACGCGCCGCCCGGACCCGAGGCGGAGCTCCGGGACCTCCCGGGCTGCGAGATCGTCCCGCCGGGCGAACTGCCGGCGGCGAACCGCGGCGAGTCGACGGGTGGTGAGCCATGA
- a CDS encoding Tm-1-like ATP-binding domain-containing protein, with protein MSIVLVGTLDTKAEEFAFARDVIAAQGVDVHVVDTGVMGDPGFEPDTSAAEVAEAAGADLDDLRDRGDRGEAMDAMGRGAAEVATRLHEDGVLDGILGLGGSGNTSIATTAMRELPVGVPKVMVSTMASGDVEPYVGATDVTMMYSVADVEGLNQLSRRIIANAALATVGMVTNEADVDVEERPTVGLTMFGVTTPCVQTAREYLESEGYETIVFHATGTGGKAMEDLVRQGVIDGVLDVTTTEWADEHVGGVLNAGPDRLDAPGEVGIPHVVSVGALDMVNFGPPDSVPDEFADRTFHEHNPQVTLMRTTPDETEAIGEIIAGKLNDADGTVAVYLPLSGVSMLDVAGEEFHDPEADAALFDALREHLAEDVDLVEMETDVNDDEFALAMARRLDELMRETGRA; from the coding sequence ATGAGTATCGTCCTCGTCGGCACGCTGGACACGAAGGCCGAGGAGTTCGCGTTCGCCCGCGACGTGATCGCGGCGCAGGGCGTCGACGTGCACGTGGTCGACACCGGCGTCATGGGCGATCCCGGGTTCGAACCGGACACCAGCGCCGCCGAAGTGGCCGAGGCTGCCGGGGCCGACCTCGACGACCTGCGCGACCGGGGCGACCGCGGCGAGGCGATGGACGCCATGGGTCGCGGCGCGGCCGAGGTCGCAACCCGACTCCACGAGGACGGCGTGCTGGACGGGATCCTCGGGCTGGGCGGCTCCGGGAACACGTCCATCGCCACGACAGCGATGCGCGAACTGCCAGTCGGCGTCCCGAAGGTGATGGTGTCGACGATGGCCTCGGGCGACGTGGAGCCGTACGTCGGCGCGACCGACGTGACGATGATGTACTCCGTCGCCGACGTCGAGGGGCTGAACCAGCTCTCGCGGCGGATCATCGCCAACGCGGCGCTTGCGACCGTCGGCATGGTGACGAACGAGGCCGACGTCGACGTCGAGGAGCGGCCGACAGTCGGGCTCACGATGTTCGGCGTCACGACGCCCTGCGTCCAGACCGCCCGCGAGTACCTCGAATCGGAGGGGTACGAGACCATCGTCTTCCACGCGACCGGTACCGGGGGCAAGGCGATGGAGGACCTCGTCCGGCAGGGCGTCATCGACGGCGTCCTCGACGTAACGACGACCGAGTGGGCCGACGAGCACGTCGGCGGCGTCCTCAACGCCGGCCCGGACCGGCTGGACGCACCCGGCGAGGTCGGGATCCCCCACGTCGTCTCCGTCGGCGCGCTCGACATGGTGAACTTCGGGCCGCCCGACTCGGTGCCCGACGAGTTCGCCGACCGGACGTTCCACGAGCACAACCCGCAGGTGACGCTGATGCGGACGACGCCCGACGAGACCGAAGCGATCGGCGAGATTATCGCCGGAAAGCTGAACGACGCCGACGGCACCGTGGCGGTGTACCTCCCGCTTTCGGGCGTCTCCATGCTGGACGTGGCGGGCGAGGAGTTCCACGACCCCGAGGCGGACGCCGCCCTGTTCGACGCGCTCCGGGAGCATCTGGCCGAAGACGTGGACCTCGTCGAGATGGAGACCGACGTCAACGACGACGAGTTCGCGCTGGCGATGGCGCGGCGGCTGGACGAACTCATGCGCGAGACGGGGCGGGCCTGA
- a CDS encoding MFS transporter encodes MTKWRTLVLATVGFNFSFLIWFSFAPFTGPMAAEFGLSTAEIGILASAAIWLAPFGRMLTGWLSDKYGAPTVFAIVLAYVGVFSMASAFAQSYTVFFVERLIVATAGITFVVGIQHVAEWFPEEQLGTAEGIYAGVGNAGAAGGALILPRAFGPEWSGPLFQTNWRAAFFYTGVVSILLAVVYYALGEAAKTEERRQATADSATLKQWVHTATRYGTVVAALAYVMSFGLELSMASWLTTYYQRAFSTGDLVLASTFAGTFSIAAGLLRPIGGYVSDVLARKEKNILPVFEGRYREQWTFLSLCFIVVAMLGMTAAGLSGVVLVTVVAGFLVGMACAFAEGAIFAQVPAMFPNSSGSVAGIVGGVGTVGGIVFPLIYSGAVLDLPNLHVGYAIVAAIMVPIVLLNAWVYRPKIAERATVDGLLDWGDAGGTESAPGDD; translated from the coding sequence ATGACGAAGTGGCGGACGCTGGTGCTCGCCACTGTCGGCTTTAATTTCTCCTTCCTCATCTGGTTCTCGTTCGCACCGTTCACGGGCCCGATGGCCGCGGAGTTCGGGCTGTCGACGGCGGAGATCGGGATCCTCGCGAGCGCCGCCATCTGGCTCGCGCCCTTCGGCCGGATGCTGACGGGGTGGCTCTCGGACAAGTACGGCGCGCCGACGGTGTTCGCCATCGTGCTCGCGTACGTCGGCGTCTTCTCGATGGCGAGCGCGTTCGCGCAGTCCTACACGGTCTTCTTCGTCGAGCGCCTGATCGTCGCGACAGCGGGGATCACGTTCGTCGTCGGCATCCAGCACGTCGCGGAGTGGTTCCCGGAGGAACAGCTCGGCACCGCCGAGGGGATCTACGCCGGCGTCGGCAACGCCGGCGCGGCGGGCGGCGCACTGATCCTCCCGCGGGCGTTCGGCCCGGAGTGGAGCGGGCCGCTGTTCCAGACGAACTGGCGGGCCGCCTTCTTCTACACGGGCGTCGTCTCGATCCTGCTCGCGGTCGTCTACTACGCGCTCGGCGAGGCGGCGAAGACCGAGGAGCGCCGGCAGGCGACCGCCGACAGCGCCACCCTCAAGCAGTGGGTCCACACCGCGACGCGCTACGGGACGGTCGTGGCCGCGCTGGCGTACGTGATGAGCTTCGGCCTCGAACTGTCGATGGCCAGCTGGCTGACGACGTACTACCAGCGGGCGTTCTCGACGGGGGACCTGGTGCTCGCGAGCACGTTCGCGGGGACGTTCTCGATCGCTGCGGGCCTCCTGCGTCCCATCGGCGGCTACGTCAGCGACGTGCTGGCGCGGAAGGAGAAGAACATCCTGCCCGTGTTCGAGGGACGCTACCGCGAGCAGTGGACGTTCCTCTCGCTGTGTTTCATCGTCGTCGCGATGCTGGGCATGACCGCCGCGGGCCTCTCCGGCGTGGTGCTGGTGACGGTCGTGGCCGGCTTCCTGGTGGGTATGGCCTGTGCGTTCGCCGAGGGAGCCATCTTCGCCCAGGTGCCCGCGATGTTCCCCAACAGTTCCGGCTCGGTCGCGGGCATCGTCGGCGGCGTGGGGACGGTCGGGGGCATCGTCTTCCCGCTCATCTACTCCGGGGCGGTGCTCGACCTCCCGAACCTCCACGTCGGCTACGCCATCGTCGCGGCGATCATGGTGCCTATCGTCCTGCTCAACGCCTGGGTGTACCGCCCGAAGATCGCCGAGCGCGCCACCGTCGACGGGCTCCTCGACTGGGGCGACGCCGGCGGCACGGAGAGCGCCCCCGGCGACGACTGA
- a CDS encoding DUF5814 domain-containing protein has translation MAITDKIYVKNHRQLSSQLDTNIPKGAFKGATLDVLFTGDGLEKLNEATRDKVLDFAEDFLDCDCDNNPYCGHPEEKFIRYLLELRAQGLGPSAIVDVMGDDYMLYAYEGDVLSFLDNGVRTLEAAEELADVEGNDEMRRRIREEKQTLSG, from the coding sequence GTGGCGATCACGGACAAGATCTACGTCAAGAACCACCGCCAGCTCAGCTCCCAGCTGGACACGAACATTCCGAAAGGGGCGTTCAAGGGCGCGACGCTCGACGTGCTGTTCACCGGTGACGGGCTGGAGAAGCTGAACGAGGCGACCCGCGACAAGGTGCTCGACTTCGCGGAGGACTTCCTCGACTGCGACTGCGACAACAACCCCTACTGTGGCCACCCGGAGGAGAAGTTCATCCGCTATCTGCTGGAACTGCGCGCGCAGGGCCTCGGCCCGTCAGCCATCGTCGACGTGATGGGCGACGACTACATGCTGTACGCCTACGAGGGCGACGTGCTCTCCTTCCTCGACAACGGCGTGCGGACGCTTGAGGCGGCCGAGGAACTCGCCGATGTCGAGGGCAACGACGAGATGCGCCGGCGGATCCGCGAGGAGAAGCAGACGCTCTCCGGTTAG
- a CDS encoding ribbon-helix-helix protein, CopG family: MGNKNKTISFRVNEDAFETLREIAEERDLSLSAVFRDYVDTLVAHDGKVRVVPEHELNEGEEDTSAFPPKVEVPKSFVREHERLELEADHLREQLEEHKRYVTELRERLEEQSDDDEDVIQLEELDDEDDEDEQSYRFT, translated from the coding sequence ATGGGCAACAAGAACAAGACGATCTCCTTCCGCGTCAACGAGGACGCCTTCGAGACGCTCCGGGAGATCGCGGAGGAGCGCGACCTCTCGCTGTCGGCGGTGTTCCGCGACTACGTGGACACGCTCGTTGCCCACGACGGCAAGGTCCGGGTCGTTCCGGAGCACGAGCTAAACGAGGGGGAGGAAGACACCTCCGCGTTCCCGCCGAAAGTCGAGGTCCCGAAGAGCTTCGTCCGCGAACACGAGCGGCTCGAACTGGAGGCCGACCACCTCCGCGAACAGCTAGAGGAGCACAAACGCTACGTCACCGAACTCCGCGAACGCCTGGAGGAGCAAAGCGACGACGACGAGGACGTGATCCAGCTGGAGGAGCTAGACGACGAGGACGACGAGGACGAGCAGTCCTACCGGTTCACCTAA
- a CDS encoding glycosyltransferase family 4 protein, whose amino-acid sequence MAPSVQGSAPRVCIVTTAHHTTDSRVVHREAISLERAGYDVTYYTPFADDCPVDAVTYADHASGSIPSIRERLFFVVKLMHMLWGTDYDVYHLHSVELLPLGGLLGAVSDGCVVYDVHENVEDALTHKEFLPDPVNSHFATVASAVELTLTRLLDAVIVASPDLLERFDSNDEVTVVTNYPRRGLAEGTSMKGRHEDNGEPTQFVYCGHLAEYRGILTLIDAVDRLPDRYDVSLVLGGEYASDGIRERIQRRAAETDRVRLVGWLPTFDDMIELFRRSDVGLMCFHPDPNKTDAVHRSNKLFQYMATALPVIVSDVGEWEQFVADIGFGVAVDPHDPEAIATAMAELADDPDRRAELGRNGHEAALDRYNWESQCETLLALYRRLAPGSDRQE is encoded by the coding sequence ATGGCTCCCTCGGTTCAGGGATCGGCCCCACGGGTCTGTATCGTCACCACGGCTCACCATACGACTGATTCGCGGGTCGTTCACCGGGAAGCGATCTCGCTTGAGCGGGCCGGGTACGATGTCACCTACTACACTCCGTTCGCCGACGATTGTCCGGTCGATGCCGTCACATACGCCGATCACGCCTCGGGTTCCATTCCGTCGATCCGCGAGCGGCTGTTCTTCGTGGTGAAGCTCATGCACATGTTGTGGGGCACGGATTACGACGTCTACCACCTCCACAGCGTCGAATTACTTCCGCTCGGGGGTCTCCTCGGGGCCGTCTCCGATGGGTGCGTCGTCTACGACGTCCACGAGAACGTCGAGGACGCACTGACGCACAAGGAGTTCCTTCCCGACCCGGTGAACTCCCACTTCGCGACGGTCGCCTCGGCGGTGGAACTCACGTTGACACGGTTACTCGACGCCGTCATCGTCGCCTCCCCCGACTTGCTCGAACGCTTCGATTCAAACGATGAGGTGACCGTGGTGACGAACTACCCTCGACGCGGACTGGCCGAAGGGACGTCGATGAAGGGTCGACACGAAGACAACGGGGAGCCGACCCAGTTCGTCTACTGCGGGCATCTCGCTGAGTACAGGGGTATCCTGACGCTGATCGATGCGGTCGACAGGCTCCCGGACCGGTACGACGTTTCGCTCGTCCTCGGGGGCGAGTACGCCTCGGACGGGATCCGGGAGCGGATTCAGCGTCGCGCGGCGGAGACCGACCGGGTCCGACTCGTCGGGTGGTTACCGACGTTCGACGACATGATCGAACTATTTCGGCGGTCGGACGTCGGGCTCATGTGCTTCCATCCCGACCCGAACAAGACCGATGCGGTTCACCGTTCGAACAAGCTCTTCCAGTACATGGCTACTGCTCTCCCGGTCATCGTGTCCGATGTAGGGGAGTGGGAACAGTTCGTCGCAGACATCGGTTTCGGCGTCGCAGTCGACCCACACGACCCCGAGGCGATCGCGACGGCGATGGCCGAACTCGCGGACGATCCCGACCGTCGTGCCGAGCTCGGCCGAAACGGACACGAGGCAGCCCTCGACCGCTACAACTGGGAGTCGCAGTGCGAAACGTTACTCGCACTCTACCGACGGTTGGCCCCCGGGTCTGACCGACAAGAGTGA
- a CDS encoding metal-dependent hydrolase, translating to MLPTGHAAVGYLAYSLLCRHGGGRPPTGPATLVALFGTQLPDLVDKPLAWLFFVLPTGRTFAHSLLTAGVVLGGLWYLLAPTDRRYVIPLGVGWVSHTAMDVVPAIALGDETVLGTLLWPVTSVPPYDTELSFVARLSLVEHGPFVLLDFALVALAFVVWDRDGRPGLATLRSALSVVVHRITG from the coding sequence ATGTTACCGACGGGACACGCGGCGGTGGGGTATCTGGCGTACTCGTTGCTGTGTCGGCACGGCGGAGGCAGGCCGCCGACCGGACCCGCGACGCTCGTCGCCCTCTTCGGGACGCAGTTGCCTGACCTCGTCGACAAGCCGCTGGCTTGGCTGTTCTTCGTACTCCCAACCGGGCGAACGTTCGCACACTCCCTGCTCACTGCGGGAGTCGTGCTCGGCGGCCTCTGGTATCTCTTAGCTCCGACTGATCGCAGATATGTGATTCCGCTCGGTGTCGGGTGGGTTTCCCACACGGCGATGGACGTCGTTCCGGCGATCGCTCTCGGGGACGAGACGGTCCTCGGAACGCTTCTGTGGCCGGTGACGTCGGTCCCGCCGTACGACACGGAGCTTTCGTTCGTGGCACGTCTCTCTCTGGTCGAACACGGTCCGTTCGTTTTGCTCGATTTCGCGTTGGTCGCCCTCGCGTTCGTCGTTTGGGACCGTGACGGGCGTCCGGGGTTGGCAACCCTTCGGTCCGCGCTGTCCGTCGTCGTACACCGCATCACGGGGTAA
- a CDS encoding glycosyltransferase family 4 protein, protein MLHYCSQTANALSRIADVSAIVGSGADRSLFKSDVTVEEFDFPRSVSELRPSVVRMWTRLYRRLSDRGVDVVHATILDPLIVPSLLALRGRRTVFTLHDVTDHPGERKLRKAITRSLLVRSVDRVVVHGEYNAAACEQRFGIGDRLVRINHGDYSFFRRYCDSALRYDDSLLFFGRIRPYKGVDTLLEANQHLAESVDEYSMIVAGNGPLDDENAADEHVTVRNEFIPNETVCELFSRCRAVVLPYREASQSGIVPIAYSFKKPVIATAVGGLPEVVDHGKTGLLVEPENPEELATACASLLKDADKAKTMGRNGYEFKNRHMDWKSIGERLLHEAYGE, encoded by the coding sequence ATGTTGCACTACTGTTCGCAGACGGCAAACGCCCTCTCCCGGATCGCCGACGTCTCCGCCATCGTCGGCAGCGGGGCGGACCGATCGCTGTTCAAGAGCGATGTAACCGTCGAGGAATTCGATTTCCCGCGGTCGGTATCGGAACTGCGACCGAGTGTCGTCCGGATGTGGACCAGACTGTACCGGCGGTTATCGGACCGTGGGGTCGACGTGGTCCACGCGACGATCCTGGACCCGCTCATCGTTCCCTCGTTACTCGCGCTCCGAGGACGACGGACGGTGTTCACGCTCCACGACGTGACCGACCACCCCGGCGAAAGGAAACTTCGCAAGGCTATCACCCGTTCGTTGCTCGTCCGTAGCGTCGATCGAGTCGTCGTCCACGGGGAGTACAACGCCGCGGCGTGCGAACAGCGGTTCGGTATCGGCGACCGACTCGTCCGGATCAACCACGGCGACTACTCGTTTTTCCGCCGGTACTGTGACTCGGCTCTCCGCTACGACGACTCGCTGCTGTTCTTCGGACGGATCCGCCCGTACAAAGGCGTCGATACGTTGCTCGAGGCGAACCAACACTTGGCGGAATCGGTCGACGAGTACTCCATGATCGTCGCGGGAAACGGGCCGCTGGACGACGAGAACGCTGCTGACGAGCACGTGACAGTGCGCAACGAGTTCATTCCGAACGAGACCGTCTGTGAACTATTCAGTCGGTGCCGAGCCGTTGTCCTGCCGTACAGAGAGGCATCACAGTCGGGTATCGTTCCGATCGCGTACTCGTTCAAGAAACCGGTGATCGCGACGGCGGTCGGCGGATTGCCGGAAGTCGTCGACCACGGGAAGACGGGGCTGCTAGTCGAACCCGAGAATCCGGAGGAACTGGCCACCGCGTGCGCCTCGCTACTGAAGGATGCCGATAAGGCGAAGACCATGGGTCGGAACGGGTACGAGTTCAAGAACCGACATATGGACTGGAAGAGTATCGGTGAGCGGTTGCTGCACGAAGCGTACGGCGAGTAG
- a CDS encoding right-handed parallel beta-helix repeat-containing protein: MKTAGAVIGSAALLSNNASASQSDPTNVLTIHGDQGKARYQFTVSGELEKNTDSDASINSNDKISGSSAEGQVWGGRDSYRFSGEVTQFDFSKGVGTLYLNGEEVTVSELLASTGGDDSGLSQIELSLSSLSQTYTHYTIDVAAANPPKVVTSDDEVESRLLAEDDDVVTEVSDGHYRIEGQTGTGSGTPPAYGDTFRWETSEEMWGILDFAYEGASASDLEITISPLGSVQSSTDESSSDSDSDSDSDSDSGSGSNTVVGGGDNYSNTVPQSEASVVVSSSSELVNALGSTSSGDVVYVRGDSTITLDRRLDVPSGVTLASDRGIDGSSGGEIRTESALWPFLAAANGARVTGVQISGPHTQHSSDSSRSLSIGIDAKGSSGVEIDNCEVSGFRYAGVRAGSDTNVSHSHIHHCSLSGYGYGVETTVGHPIVEYNYINYTRHGVMSNGENGYTCRYNHFGPDAIGHVIDVHEPGGTTTKIHHNTVEAATYHEDATASWYPSGEPAIQVMVQGSPDDVADIHHNWFYNSNAPEAGNTGDNQSAIVQKGPSEWTNVSHSENHYGTDDPGSGIGHPR, from the coding sequence ATGAAAACGGCTGGTGCGGTCATCGGTTCCGCCGCCCTTCTATCCAACAACGCCTCTGCGTCGCAGAGCGACCCCACGAACGTCCTGACGATCCACGGCGACCAGGGGAAAGCGCGCTATCAGTTCACCGTCAGCGGCGAACTCGAGAAGAACACGGACTCCGACGCATCGATCAACAGTAACGACAAGATCTCAGGAAGCTCCGCCGAAGGGCAGGTTTGGGGCGGCAGGGACAGCTACCGGTTCTCCGGAGAGGTCACCCAGTTCGACTTCTCGAAGGGCGTGGGGACGCTGTACCTCAACGGGGAGGAGGTGACCGTATCCGAACTTCTCGCTTCGACGGGAGGTGACGACTCCGGGCTCTCGCAGATCGAGTTATCCCTCTCCTCGCTCAGCCAGACCTACACGCACTACACGATCGACGTCGCAGCAGCGAACCCGCCGAAAGTGGTGACGAGCGACGACGAGGTCGAAAGCCGCCTGTTGGCCGAGGACGACGACGTCGTCACTGAGGTCAGCGACGGCCACTACCGGATCGAGGGCCAGACCGGAACCGGGAGTGGAACCCCGCCCGCATACGGTGACACCTTCCGCTGGGAGACGTCCGAGGAGATGTGGGGTATCCTCGACTTCGCCTACGAGGGTGCGTCCGCGTCGGACCTGGAGATAACCATCTCGCCGTTGGGATCGGTACAGTCCTCCACCGACGAGTCCAGTTCCGATTCGGATTCGGATTCGGATTCGGATTCGGATTCGGGGTCTGGTTCGAACACGGTCGTCGGCGGTGGAGATAACTACTCGAACACCGTACCTCAGTCGGAGGCGTCGGTGGTGGTTTCGTCGAGTAGCGAACTCGTGAACGCGCTCGGATCCACGTCGAGCGGCGATGTCGTCTACGTCCGCGGCGACTCGACGATCACGCTCGACCGCCGCCTGGACGTTCCGTCCGGCGTTACGCTGGCGTCGGACCGCGGGATCGACGGATCGTCCGGTGGGGAGATCAGGACCGAGAGCGCGCTGTGGCCCTTCCTCGCAGCGGCCAACGGTGCCCGCGTCACTGGTGTGCAGATCAGCGGCCCGCACACGCAGCACAGCTCCGACTCTAGCCGCAGTCTCTCCATCGGTATCGACGCGAAGGGATCGTCGGGCGTCGAGATCGACAACTGCGAGGTGTCCGGGTTCAGGTACGCCGGCGTCCGCGCCGGGAGCGACACGAACGTCAGTCACAGTCACATCCATCACTGCTCCCTGTCGGGGTACGGATACGGGGTCGAGACCACCGTTGGGCACCCGATCGTCGAGTACAACTACATCAACTACACTCGGCACGGTGTCATGTCTAACGGGGAGAACGGCTACACGTGCCGGTATAACCACTTCGGCCCGGACGCGATCGGTCACGTGATCGACGTTCACGAACCGGGCGGAACGACGACGAAGATCCATCACAACACCGTCGAGGCGGCGACGTACCATGAGGATGCGACGGCGTCCTGGTACCCTAGCGGCGAGCCAGCCATCCAGGTGATGGTCCAGGGCAGCCCCGACGACGTGGCCGACATCCACCACAACTGGTTCTACAATTCTAACGCCCCGGAGGCGGGCAACACCGGGGACAACCAGTCGGCGATCGTCCAGAAGGGGCCCAGCGAGTGGACGAACGTGTCGCACTCCGAGAACCACTACGGTACCGACGACCCCGGTTCCGGAATCGGCCATCCTCGATAG
- a CDS encoding lipopolysaccharide biosynthesis protein gives MGRSLIEGFVSILGSRLLVSVISIVTLPFIVRVLGPGGYGDYAFIMSVLSLSIVVVSSGVTEGVQKYIGENRDATGWYPNVFGFYARLATVLAVAGAGGVVLLTGSGVVQRLFSAELEAEFYLLAVLLVVIQYRMLARRTLMGYGLERYSETLEAVNEALSRGVGLGLAAVGYGVVGMLGGIAVANVVIAAVGLSLVFRRVPVRSVLTLPPSDFPRDELLSFNVLNIVLVLLTMSLFHVDIVMLRTFAGSEQTGYYKAALSLAEYLWIVPISLQTLLLHSASTLWSDEAYERINELAAQVTRYTMLFSGLLAVGIATLADRFVPLYYGSDFAPVIGPLIWLLPGTIGFAAARPLIAISQARGNLLPLIVATGSASLLNLALNAALIPQYAMVGAAVATSVGYGSMLVFHVVTARRIGYDPLGDVRVGRVVATTIVTAAVVVSLSAAITGDLLALVLVPLVGFAVHLIAALLSGAIDGWEVRTLLTRVGVVSK, from the coding sequence GTGGGGCGGAGCCTGATCGAGGGGTTCGTTTCGATCCTCGGGTCCAGGCTGTTGGTTTCGGTGATCTCGATCGTCACGTTACCGTTCATCGTTCGCGTACTCGGTCCCGGTGGCTACGGTGACTACGCGTTCATCATGTCTGTCCTTTCGTTGAGCATAGTGGTCGTCAGTTCGGGAGTCACGGAAGGGGTACAGAAGTACATCGGTGAGAACCGCGACGCTACCGGATGGTACCCAAACGTGTTCGGATTCTACGCGAGGCTGGCGACAGTCCTCGCGGTCGCAGGCGCGGGCGGTGTGGTTCTCCTCACCGGGTCAGGGGTCGTCCAGCGCCTCTTCAGCGCGGAGCTGGAGGCCGAGTTCTACCTGTTGGCGGTCCTCCTCGTCGTGATTCAGTATCGGATGTTAGCGCGGCGGACGCTGATGGGCTACGGCCTCGAACGGTACTCCGAGACGCTCGAAGCGGTGAACGAAGCCCTTTCGAGAGGGGTCGGACTCGGACTCGCTGCCGTCGGCTACGGCGTCGTGGGGATGTTGGGCGGTATCGCGGTCGCGAACGTGGTGATCGCCGCGGTCGGCCTGTCGTTGGTTTTTCGCCGAGTGCCGGTACGGAGCGTCCTCACCCTCCCACCGAGCGATTTCCCGCGGGACGAACTACTCTCGTTCAACGTGCTCAACATCGTCCTCGTGCTCCTGACGATGTCGCTGTTTCACGTCGATATCGTAATGCTCCGAACGTTCGCGGGAAGCGAACAGACGGGGTACTACAAGGCGGCGCTGTCGCTCGCGGAGTACCTCTGGATCGTGCCGATCTCCCTTCAGACGCTGTTGCTTCACTCGGCCTCCACGCTCTGGAGCGACGAGGCGTACGAGCGTATCAACGAGTTAGCCGCGCAGGTCACACGGTACACGATGCTGTTTTCCGGGCTACTCGCGGTCGGGATCGCGACGTTAGCGGACCGGTTCGTTCCGCTGTACTACGGTTCCGACTTCGCGCCCGTTATCGGTCCGCTGATATGGTTGCTTCCCGGAACTATCGGCTTCGCCGCCGCGCGCCCGCTGATAGCGATCAGTCAGGCGCGGGGTAACCTCCTCCCGTTAATCGTCGCGACCGGGAGCGCATCCCTGCTCAACCTCGCGCTAAACGCGGCCCTGATCCCGCAGTACGCCATGGTCGGCGCGGCTGTCGCGACGAGCGTTGGTTACGGATCGATGCTCGTATTCCACGTAGTGACCGCCCGGCGTATCGGATACGACCCGCTCGGCGACGTCCGGGTCGGACGCGTCGTAGCGACGACCATCGTTACGGCGGCCGTCGTGGTTTCGCTCTCCGCAGCGATCACTGGGGACCTCCTAGCGCTCGTTCTCGTCCCCCTGGTCGGATTCGCAGTCCACCTGATCGCTGCCCTGCTCAGCGGCGCTATCGACGGGTGGGAGGTCCGGACGTTGCTGACGCGGGTCGGCGTCGTCTCCAAATGA